A single genomic interval of Zingiber officinale cultivar Zhangliang chromosome 4A, Zo_v1.1, whole genome shotgun sequence harbors:
- the LOC121972808 gene encoding homocysteine S-methyltransferase 2-like: MGSFDTGKRYVRPYYFEFISHVKNRWAGKTIVDLFAEEFKGALMTIIEGAINLKQRPVLVAASIGSYGAYLADGSEYSGNYGQEITVEIVKDFHRRRLGVLSEAGANIIAFETIPNKLEAQAYIELLLECDTKISSWFSFTSKDGINVVSGDSMAECVSLADSCNKVVAIGINCTAPRFIHNLILSIKKLNAQFRRNPSLIQNLTTY, encoded by the exons ATGGGGAGCTTCGACACAGGGAAGCGATACGTGAGGCCCTACTACTTTGAGTTTATCTCCCAC GTTAAGAACAGGTGGGCCGGCAAGACTATTGTGGATCTCTTTGCGGAGGAGTTCAAAGGCGCCCTTATGACTATTAT TGAGGGTGCAATCAACCTGAAGCAGCGTCCTGTGTTGGTTGCTGCATCAATAGGAAGCTATGGAGCATATCTAGCAGATGGTTCTGAGTATAG TGGAAACTATGGCCAAGAAATTACTGTGGAAATCGTCAAAGATTTTCACAGGAGAAGGCTTGGGGTTCTTTCTGAAGCTGGAGCTAATATAATTGCTTTTGAAACAATTCCAAATAAACTTGAAGCTCAA GCATATATTGAACTTCTTTTGGAGTGTGACACAAAAATTTCATCTTGGTTTTCTTTCACTTCGAAGGATGGGATCAATGTTGTTAGTGGAGATTCTATGGCTGAATGTGTTTCTCTGGCTGATTCATGCAACAAAGTCGTTGCTATTGGAATCAACTGCACTGCACCTAGATTCATCCACAATTTAATTCTCTCTATTAAGAAG CTTAATGCTCAATTTAGAAGGAATCCATCATTGATACAAAATTTGACAACTTATTGA